One window from the genome of Bacillus mesophilus encodes:
- the wecB gene encoding non-hydrolyzing UDP-N-acetylglucosamine 2-epimerase: MEKLKVMTVVGTRPEIIRLSAVINKLEESNAIEHTLVHTGQNYDYELNEVFFNDFNLKKPDYFLNAATGTAVETIGNILVKIDPIMEEVKPDAFLVLGDTNSCLCAIAAKRRHIPIFHMEAGNRCFDQRVPEETNRKIVDHTADINLTYSDIAREYLLREGFASDRIIKTGSPMYEVLNSRKHDIENSDVLERLELKEGNYFVVSAHREENINSESNFLDLVDSLNAIAEKYNMPVIVSTHPRTRKMIEAKGIKFNPLVKTLKPLGFNDYVKLQIMSKAVLSDSGTISEESSILGFRALNIRQAHERPEAMEEASVMMVGLKKKRILQGLDILETQVDDTLRFVSDYSMPNVSDKVLRIILSYTDYVNRVIWGKK; this comes from the coding sequence ATGGAAAAATTAAAAGTCATGACAGTGGTAGGTACTAGACCGGAGATTATTAGACTGTCAGCTGTTATTAATAAATTAGAAGAATCAAATGCAATAGAACATACCTTAGTCCATACTGGTCAAAATTATGATTATGAATTAAATGAAGTTTTTTTTAATGACTTTAATTTAAAGAAACCGGATTATTTTCTTAATGCAGCTACTGGAACGGCTGTAGAGACGATAGGGAATATTCTTGTTAAAATTGATCCAATAATGGAAGAAGTAAAACCAGATGCATTTTTAGTTCTGGGAGATACAAATAGCTGTTTATGTGCGATTGCTGCTAAGAGAAGACATATTCCAATCTTCCACATGGAGGCTGGAAACAGATGCTTTGATCAAAGGGTGCCTGAAGAGACTAACAGAAAAATAGTTGACCATACAGCTGACATTAATTTAACGTATAGTGATATTGCTAGAGAATATCTTCTTAGAGAGGGTTTTGCTTCAGATAGAATTATAAAAACAGGAAGCCCAATGTATGAAGTTCTTAACTCTAGAAAACATGATATTGAGAACTCAGATGTTCTAGAGAGATTGGAACTTAAAGAAGGAAACTACTTCGTTGTCTCAGCACACAGAGAAGAAAATATTAATTCAGAATCGAACTTCTTAGACCTAGTTGATAGTTTAAATGCTATAGCTGAAAAATATAATATGCCGGTGATTGTAAGTACACATCCTAGAACAAGAAAAATGATTGAAGCTAAAGGCATTAAGTTTAATCCACTGGTTAAAACGTTGAAGCCCCTAGGGTTTAATGACTATGTAAAACTACAAATTATGTCAAAAGCTGTCCTAAGTGATAGTGGAACAATTAGTGAGGAGTCTTCTATTCTTGGTTTTAGAGCACTAAATATTAGACAAGCTCATGAGAGGCCAGAGGCAATGGAAGAGGCTTCGGTGATGATGGTAGGGCTTAAGAAGAAAAGAATTTTGCAAGGGTTAGATATTCTAGAAACTCAAGTAGATGATACTCTAAGATTTGTTAGCGACTATAGTATGCCTAATGTTTCGGATAAGGTACTTAGGATAATATTGTCTTATACGGATTATGTAAATAGAGTTATATGGGGAAAGAAATAA
- a CDS encoding oligosaccharide repeat unit polymerase, protein MIIFVVSLILLVFFLTPMIIWRNKGGDLLSPLMISCFFLVLTTVPYLLSISINNDVINHNISRHFQYNELDQIISFYGLVQIIGFIGLLFGLKFRIPNAFISSIPVLKFKESRIRYNTIFLTSGLIGLFGYLIFLNDIGGFYFLINNLQHRAEFTSGNGYTLVLFIFLNISVYTFIYTFKFKKNILKYIILFLLILLVSFTLSTLGGRKPTLQFLVTCVIVWHYGVVRIKKVPLKTFLLVPILLIYIVVIPILRSPDGFENLVNNPTHIYNDVIESTGSVFQQISYVDHYLFITNHFDLKNIWLGRSYVDLLIAPIPSRLYSDKPPVDEGVYLRTLVDGQDVIPSVPFNRLFPSSLPTETLGTMFMNFWIPGVFLGMYILGMIYKISYLYMKRSNFNLFSIIIFGLIILNFQLSNLKIVQTSSYVIAITLVFFVLSKVLNLFGKVR, encoded by the coding sequence ATGATTATTTTTGTTGTTAGTTTAATACTATTAGTTTTTTTCTTAACTCCAATGATAATTTGGAGAAACAAAGGTGGAGATTTGTTGTCCCCGCTAATGATTTCTTGTTTCTTTTTAGTCTTAACTACTGTTCCATATTTATTATCTATTAGTATCAATAATGATGTGATTAATCACAATATAAGTAGACATTTTCAATATAATGAATTAGATCAAATTATATCATTTTATGGATTAGTACAAATAATCGGATTTATAGGTTTGCTTTTTGGTTTGAAATTTAGAATTCCAAATGCTTTTATCTCTAGTATCCCAGTTCTTAAATTTAAGGAGAGTAGAATTAGATATAATACCATTTTTTTAACTTCCGGGTTAATTGGCTTATTCGGTTACCTAATATTCTTAAATGATATAGGTGGCTTTTACTTTTTAATTAATAACCTGCAACATAGAGCAGAATTCACATCTGGTAATGGATATACTCTAGTATTGTTTATCTTCCTTAATATATCTGTCTATACTTTTATATATACCTTTAAGTTTAAAAAAAATATTCTAAAGTATATAATTTTATTTCTTTTAATATTACTTGTTTCTTTTACTCTTTCGACCCTTGGTGGTCGAAAACCGACTTTGCAATTTTTAGTTACATGCGTAATTGTATGGCACTATGGTGTGGTACGCATTAAAAAAGTACCTTTAAAAACCTTTTTACTAGTACCTATTTTATTAATCTATATAGTAGTCATACCGATACTGAGAAGCCCTGACGGATTTGAAAATTTAGTTAATAACCCTACTCATATTTATAATGATGTCATTGAGAGTACTGGTAGTGTCTTTCAGCAAATAAGTTATGTAGACCACTATTTATTTATTACAAATCATTTTGATCTGAAAAACATTTGGTTAGGAAGAAGTTATGTCGATCTTTTAATAGCACCGATCCCCAGTAGGTTATATAGTGATAAACCACCTGTAGATGAAGGGGTATACTTGAGAACATTAGTGGATGGGCAGGATGTTATACCTTCAGTACCATTTAATAGATTATTTCCTTCTTCATTACCAACTGAAACCCTTGGAACTATGTTTATGAACTTTTGGATACCTGGAGTGTTTTTAGGAATGTACATTTTAGGGATGATATATAAAATTTCATATTTATATATGAAAAGATCTAATTTTAATTTGTTTTCTATAATTATTTTCGGATTAATTATATTAAACTTTCAATTAAGTAACTTGAAAATTGTTCAGACATCTAGTTATGTTATTGCTATTACTTTAGTTTTTTTTGTTCTTTCAAAAGTATTAAATCTGTTTGGTAAGGTTAGATAA
- a CDS encoding glycosyltransferase, producing the protein MKLLLVIDAHLYRTPDGKVWSKTIYDYEFCKRYLEVFNEVRVVSRVMKVEEINQDSYLRVDGSSVEVFDMPFFRGPKEYIGNIKRISKLLSSAIVDCDCAIFRIPSSLSFILYKEFRKTGKPFAVEVVADPWDSLSPKVTKGFMGVIARFNWTYYQKKMCREANGSSYVTSNYLQSRYPSHIRKFGNTKNFFESSYSTISLETDFYSEPKMFLNKKELKIVHTANNINNFVKGHDTLIKALSIVKKKGYNVKVIFIGDGDKRVYFEELADSLNIKSSIHFTGMLSSKNRIREILIDSDMFIFPTRAEGLPRALIEAMAVGLPCISTPVSGIPELLSSDYLVDPEDVEGFANSIINFINNPALMEKVSQSNITKAKEYESNILQKKRVEFYKNLKSICNTPIKGY; encoded by the coding sequence GTGAAGTTATTACTTGTAATAGACGCTCATTTATATAGAACACCTGATGGAAAAGTTTGGAGTAAAACAATTTATGATTACGAATTTTGTAAAAGATATCTAGAAGTATTTAACGAAGTTAGAGTGGTTTCAAGGGTAATGAAGGTTGAGGAGATTAACCAGGATAGTTACTTAAGGGTTGATGGCAGTTCCGTAGAAGTGTTTGATATGCCGTTTTTTCGCGGCCCTAAAGAATATATCGGAAACATAAAAAGAATAAGTAAACTGTTGAGCTCTGCAATTGTGGATTGTGATTGTGCAATCTTTAGAATACCTTCTTCTTTATCATTTATACTATATAAAGAATTTAGAAAAACGGGTAAGCCTTTTGCGGTGGAGGTGGTCGCTGATCCGTGGGATAGTTTATCTCCAAAAGTAACAAAGGGTTTTATGGGGGTAATTGCCAGATTTAATTGGACATATTATCAAAAGAAGATGTGTCGGGAAGCTAATGGTTCGTCATATGTTACTAGTAACTATTTACAATCAAGATACCCTTCGCATATAAGAAAATTTGGAAACACGAAGAATTTCTTTGAGTCAAGCTATTCTACTATTTCATTAGAAACTGACTTTTACTCAGAGCCTAAAATGTTTTTAAATAAGAAAGAACTTAAAATCGTTCATACAGCAAATAATATAAATAATTTTGTTAAAGGTCATGATACCTTAATTAAGGCATTATCTATTGTGAAAAAAAAGGGGTATAATGTAAAAGTTATTTTTATTGGTGATGGTGACAAAAGGGTATATTTTGAAGAATTAGCTGATTCGCTAAATATAAAGTCGAGTATTCATTTCACGGGGATGTTATCCAGCAAAAATAGAATAAGAGAGATTTTAATTGATTCTGATATGTTCATTTTCCCTACAAGAGCAGAAGGATTACCGAGGGCATTAATTGAAGCTATGGCGGTAGGACTTCCTTGTATTTCAACTCCAGTAAGTGGCATACCTGAATTGTTAAGTAGTGATTACTTAGTAGACCCTGAGGATGTGGAAGGTTTTGCAAATAGTATAATAAATTTTATTAATAACCCCGCATTAATGGAAAAGGTTAGTCAGTCTAATATAACAAAGGCAAAAGAGTACGAGTCAAATATCCTACAAAAAAAGAGGGTTGAATTTTACAAGAATTTAAAATCTATTTGCAATACACCTATAAAAGGTTATTGA
- a CDS encoding glycosyltransferase family 4 protein: MNILFLTLLDFSTIKENGIYTDLMREFEKGGHNVYIISPTEKRKQQPTKLIDNKSNKILKLQIGNTQKTNLIEKGISTLTLESKFLQGIKKYFHDVKFDLVVYSTPPITLQKAVEYVKKRDNAKAYLLLKDIFPQNAIDLGMLARGGFKGLLYNYFRTKEKKLYQISDYIGCMSKANVDFIIQHNSEIPREIVEVCPNSIDPQSVIKNEQKISEIKEKYNIPQNKTVFIYGGNLGKPQGLDFLIECLRTNENNDQVYFVIAGAGTEFNKLKTFMDNAKLTNAQLFSQLPKDDYELLANSCDVGLIFLDKRFTIPNFPSRMLSYMQASMPVLAATDINTDIGHVIEKGKFGYWCESGNIKEFNRHVQALCKKQLRIQMGENAREYLDSNYTAKHSYEIIMSHFK, translated from the coding sequence ATGAATATACTTTTTTTAACACTACTAGATTTCTCAACAATTAAGGAAAATGGAATATACACTGATTTGATGCGAGAGTTTGAAAAAGGTGGCCATAACGTATATATTATTTCTCCCACTGAAAAGAGAAAGCAACAACCAACAAAGTTAATAGACAATAAGAGTAATAAAATTCTAAAACTACAGATAGGGAATACTCAAAAAACAAATTTAATAGAAAAGGGTATTTCTACGCTTACCTTGGAGTCAAAATTCTTACAAGGTATAAAAAAGTATTTTCATGATGTTAAATTTGACTTAGTTGTATATTCGACGCCACCTATAACATTACAAAAAGCTGTTGAGTACGTAAAGAAACGAGACAATGCAAAGGCATATTTGCTTTTGAAGGATATATTTCCACAAAATGCAATAGATCTTGGAATGTTAGCAAGAGGTGGTTTTAAAGGATTACTATATAACTATTTTAGAACTAAAGAAAAAAAGCTATACCAAATATCTGATTATATAGGTTGTATGTCAAAAGCGAATGTAGATTTTATAATACAACATAATTCAGAGATACCTCGGGAAATTGTTGAGGTTTGCCCTAATAGCATAGACCCCCAGAGTGTAATAAAGAATGAACAGAAGATATCGGAAATTAAAGAGAAATATAATATTCCCCAAAATAAAACAGTGTTTATTTATGGTGGAAACTTAGGAAAACCTCAAGGACTTGATTTTTTAATTGAGTGCTTGAGAACAAATGAAAATAATGATCAAGTGTATTTTGTCATTGCTGGAGCGGGAACAGAGTTTAATAAATTAAAAACTTTTATGGATAATGCTAAGTTAACGAATGCACAATTATTTTCTCAGTTGCCTAAAGATGATTATGAGCTTTTAGCTAATTCGTGTGATGTTGGACTAATATTTTTGGATAAGAGATTTACAATACCTAACTTTCCATCAAGGATGCTTTCTTATATGCAGGCTTCCATGCCTGTGCTAGCAGCAACTGATATAAACACTGATATCGGACATGTTATTGAAAAAGGAAAGTTTGGCTATTGGTGCGAGAGTGGTAATATTAAAGAATTCAATAGGCACGTGCAGGCACTATGTAAAAAGCAATTGAGAATACAAATGGGCGAAAACGCTAGGGAGTATTTAGATAGTAATTATACCGCAAAGCACTCATATGAAATAATTATGAGCCACTTCAAATAA
- a CDS encoding oligosaccharide flippase family protein codes for MKPITSQISLKNSFMYSIMGNTVFAFSQWVIIVIIAKVNSPEVLGQYSLGLAITIPIFLFLGMNFRSIQAADYVQLYEFNDYFYTRVLTSAIGLVVTAFIVLLSDFIFDTKLIILAMALYRFFESISDVSHGLFQQKERMDILSYSKILQSLLSVILFTISLIVFGSILISILFQSISFLAIFLFYNLKWVVHLNNRKKILTKGKNVLIILKNNSKQLIVLGLPLGFVAGLDSLNSNLPRFMIQYFMDERNVGFYSSIMNIMIAFGTVISALCHAAIPRLAKYYVNKDAVTFYKLLKNLMLFGFVVSSFSILASYFYGDTILSILYTNDYSDLKYTLTFMMIAGLFWYTTSFISTALIAVKKYTVQVPIMITSTIITFIFSLIFIPLYGIDGAVYSVILSNIIRLFISIVIFRYKV; via the coding sequence TTGAAGCCAATTACAAGTCAAATTTCTTTGAAAAATAGCTTTATGTATTCAATTATGGGTAATACAGTGTTTGCCTTTAGTCAGTGGGTTATTATTGTAATAATTGCTAAGGTTAATTCACCTGAGGTGTTAGGACAATATTCTCTAGGCCTGGCTATTACTATTCCAATTTTCTTGTTTTTAGGTATGAACTTCAGAAGTATTCAAGCAGCGGATTATGTTCAATTATATGAATTTAATGATTATTTTTATACGAGAGTTTTAACAAGTGCTATTGGGCTGGTAGTTACAGCTTTTATAGTTTTGTTAAGCGATTTTATATTTGATACAAAATTAATAATTTTAGCAATGGCATTATACCGTTTTTTTGAGTCGATATCAGATGTTTCACACGGGTTATTTCAACAAAAGGAAAGAATGGATATTCTTTCCTACTCAAAAATATTACAAAGCTTATTGTCAGTTATTCTTTTTACTATCAGTCTAATAGTCTTTGGAAGTATTCTTATATCTATTTTATTCCAGTCTATTTCATTTTTAGCGATTTTCTTATTTTATAATTTAAAATGGGTAGTTCATTTAAATAATAGGAAGAAAATATTAACAAAAGGTAAGAATGTACTTATAATACTTAAAAATAATAGTAAGCAACTTATAGTATTGGGGTTACCTTTAGGCTTTGTTGCGGGTTTAGACTCATTAAACTCTAATTTACCTAGATTCATGATACAATATTTTATGGACGAGAGAAATGTAGGATTTTATTCTTCAATAATGAATATCATGATAGCCTTTGGAACTGTTATTTCTGCGTTATGCCACGCCGCGATTCCTAGATTAGCAAAATACTACGTTAATAAGGATGCTGTGACCTTTTACAAGCTTTTGAAAAATCTTATGTTATTTGGTTTTGTCGTATCTTCATTTAGTATATTGGCAAGTTACTTTTATGGGGATACTATTCTTTCTATATTGTATACCAATGATTATAGTGATTTAAAGTATACTCTAACTTTCATGATGATTGCGGGACTGTTTTGGTATACCACTAGTTTTATTTCAACTGCGTTAATAGCAGTAAAAAAATACACAGTCCAAGTACCTATAATGATAACTTCTACAATAATTACTTTCATTTTTTCTTTGATATTTATTCCTTTGTATGGTATAGATGGGGCGGTTTATTCCGTTATTCTTTCAAATATCATTAGGCTATTTATATCAATTGTTATATTCAGATACAAAGTATGA
- a CDS encoding nucleoside-diphosphate sugar epimerase/dehydratase, whose amino-acid sequence MFKDKTLLITGGTGSFGNAVMNRFLDTDIKEIRIFSRDEKKQDDMRKLYKNDKLKFYLGDVRDLASVKNAMYGVDYIFHAAALKQVPSCEFFPLEAVKTNVIGTENVLTAAIENNVTKVICLSTDKAAYPINAMGISKAMMEKVFVAKSNTVDPNRTLICGTRYGNVMASRGSVIPLFIEQIKNGQPITVTDPNMTRFLMSLEEAVKLVVFAFENAEAGDIMVQKSPASTIGDLAQALKELFNVDNEIKVIGTRHGEKLYETLLTREEHVVAQDLGGFYRVPADKRDLNYDKYFVEGDQKLSSEEEYNSHNTERLSIEGIKDKLLMLDYVREELKGWNQS is encoded by the coding sequence ATGTTTAAAGATAAAACTCTACTTATTACAGGCGGCACAGGTTCTTTTGGCAATGCTGTAATGAATAGGTTCTTAGATACAGATATAAAGGAAATCAGAATTTTTTCAAGAGATGAAAAGAAACAGGATGATATGCGAAAGCTTTATAAAAATGATAAACTCAAATTTTATTTAGGAGACGTACGTGATTTAGCAAGTGTAAAAAATGCTATGTACGGTGTGGATTACATTTTTCATGCAGCAGCACTTAAACAAGTACCTTCGTGTGAGTTCTTCCCTCTAGAAGCTGTAAAAACTAATGTGATTGGTACAGAAAATGTTCTTACTGCAGCTATTGAAAATAATGTAACGAAAGTTATTTGCTTATCTACAGATAAGGCTGCTTATCCAATAAACGCTATGGGCATTTCGAAAGCAATGATGGAAAAGGTATTTGTAGCCAAGTCAAATACAGTAGATCCTAATAGAACTCTTATTTGTGGTACACGTTATGGGAATGTTATGGCATCAAGAGGTTCAGTAATTCCTCTATTTATTGAACAGATAAAAAACGGACAACCTATAACTGTTACAGATCCCAATATGACTAGATTTCTAATGAGTCTTGAAGAAGCTGTAAAATTAGTAGTATTTGCATTCGAAAATGCTGAAGCTGGAGACATCATGGTCCAAAAATCTCCCGCATCAACTATTGGAGATTTAGCACAAGCTCTTAAGGAGTTATTTAATGTAGATAATGAAATCAAAGTTATTGGTACACGTCACGGAGAAAAGTTGTATGAAACATTACTGACTAGGGAAGAGCATGTAGTTGCTCAAGACTTAGGTGGGTTTTATCGTGTTCCTGCTGACAAAAGAGATCTAAACTATGATAAGTATTTCGTAGAAGGCGATCAGAAGTTATCCTCTGAAGAGGAGTACAACTCTCATAATACGGAGAGATTATCTATTGAGGGAATTAAAGACAAATTATTAATGCTAGATTATGTTCGTGAAGAGTTGAAAGGCTGGAATCAATCATGA
- a CDS encoding capsular polysaccharide biosynthesis protein CapF, protein MKILVTGAKGFVGKNLIAELRNQNYTDIFEFSRETDQVLLEEYCKEADFVFHLAGVNRPKDQSEFMDGNYGFSSTLLETLKKHKNTCPVMISSSTQAELDNPYGISKKAGEDLFFDYSKETGAKVLVYRLPNVFGKWCRPNYNSAVATFCHNVAHVLPINVNDPSVVMNLVYIDDVVGEFINALKGKENNKGDFCEVPIVHTITLGEIVELIYSFKKSREERAVPNMSEPFTKKLYSTYLSYLPEDQFSYDLKMNVDQRGSFTEFIKTPDRGQVSVNISKPGITKGNHWHHTKNEKFLVVSGKGVIRFRKIDSVKVIEYFVSGEKLEVVDIPTGYTHNIENLGDTDMVTIMWANEYFNPEKPDTYFLEV, encoded by the coding sequence ATGAAGATATTAGTGACTGGTGCAAAAGGGTTTGTAGGTAAAAACTTAATCGCAGAGTTAAGAAATCAAAATTACACAGATATCTTTGAATTCAGTAGGGAAACTGATCAAGTATTACTTGAAGAATATTGTAAAGAAGCGGATTTCGTGTTTCATCTAGCAGGAGTAAATCGTCCAAAGGACCAGTCAGAATTTATGGACGGTAATTATGGTTTTTCATCAACATTACTAGAAACATTGAAAAAACACAAAAATACTTGTCCCGTAATGATTTCTTCATCTACACAGGCTGAACTAGATAATCCTTATGGGATCAGTAAAAAAGCTGGTGAAGACTTGTTTTTCGATTATAGTAAAGAAACTGGTGCAAAAGTACTTGTCTATCGTTTACCAAATGTTTTTGGGAAATGGTGTAGACCAAATTACAATAGTGCAGTAGCTACATTTTGTCATAACGTTGCACACGTTTTACCGATTAATGTGAATGATCCTAGCGTAGTAATGAACTTAGTTTATATAGATGATGTAGTTGGTGAATTTATCAATGCTTTAAAAGGTAAAGAAAATAATAAGGGAGATTTTTGTGAAGTTCCAATAGTTCATACGATTACACTTGGTGAAATTGTAGAACTTATTTATTCATTTAAGAAAAGTCGTGAAGAACGAGCTGTTCCAAATATGTCTGAACCTTTTACGAAAAAGTTATATAGTACGTATTTGAGTTATCTGCCGGAAGACCAGTTTAGTTATGACCTTAAGATGAACGTAGATCAAAGAGGGTCTTTTACAGAGTTTATTAAAACCCCAGATAGAGGACAGGTTTCTGTGAATATTTCTAAACCAGGTATCACAAAGGGCAATCATTGGCATCACACAAAGAATGAGAAATTCCTTGTGGTAAGTGGAAAAGGGGTTATTCGTTTTAGAAAGATTGATTCAGTTAAAGTCATCGAATATTTTGTAAGTGGAGAAAAATTAGAAGTAGTTGATATACCTACTGGTTACACACATAATATTGAAAATCTAGGGGATACCGATATGGTCACGATTATGTGGGCAAACGAGTATTTTAATCCAGAAAAGCCAGACACCTATTTCTTGGAGGTATAA
- a CDS encoding serine O-acetyltransferase — protein MLIKKNIFKLWHVLSGKTARAVLFYRLSNWFYNNKLKLLSHFFWRLNVTLHSVEISPMAKIGKDLKIAHSVGIVIGAGTSVGKNLSIYQNVTIGSKIDRNGKAQYPIIGDNVTLYPGCVVIGNITIGDDAVVAPNAVVIKDVPSKTVAMGIPAIIKSL, from the coding sequence GTGTTAATTAAGAAGAATATCTTTAAGTTATGGCATGTTTTATCAGGTAAAACTGCTAGAGCTGTATTATTCTATAGGTTAAGTAATTGGTTTTATAATAACAAACTTAAATTACTATCTCATTTTTTTTGGAGGTTAAACGTTACATTACATTCAGTCGAAATATCACCTATGGCGAAAATTGGAAAGGACCTTAAAATAGCACATTCCGTAGGAATAGTTATTGGTGCTGGGACATCAGTCGGTAAGAATCTAAGTATTTACCAAAATGTTACAATTGGGTCTAAGATAGATAGGAATGGTAAGGCACAATATCCAATTATTGGTGACAATGTTACTTTATATCCAGGCTGTGTAGTTATAGGTAATATTACGATTGGTGATGATGCGGTTGTTGCTCCAAATGCAGTAGTGATTAAAGATGTTCCTTCTAAGACTGTTGCAATGGGGATACCAGCAATAATAAAGAGCTTATAA